In Xylanivirga thermophila, a genomic segment contains:
- a CDS encoding CPBP family intramembrane glutamic endopeptidase — protein sequence MRETRYPSVLASSILYLVVLLLMIVMPLLFSGQIDMENEPILYYIMTFSLEVTIIGLPPLIYLLATKKDVKEVARFNPLTKRQGWLVVGMAVFGYCVIIFINIIWLWLLSFIGTPTAPPSPPVENLWQYLLGVICVGAVPAFVEEFLFRGVILRGYENIGRTAAVVLTGILFALLHMSVVTLPAIILLGIVISYVVQKSNSIWAGFIYHFTNNTIAVTATYIQSKVQGLYAENEIMMQDISKLPKGAILAGIGFWAIIAVLALWAFISCFKSFNKETKGTSVYVEEDGAMVSPIRWSMVDMMPAIVAVIIVGIFIAIEILGMRNGFI from the coding sequence ATGAGAGAGACTAGATATCCTTCTGTTTTAGCAAGTAGTATTCTATATCTTGTGGTATTACTACTTATGATAGTAATGCCACTTTTATTCAGTGGTCAAATAGACATGGAAAATGAGCCGATTCTTTACTATATAATGACTTTCAGTTTGGAAGTGACCATAATAGGTCTTCCACCTCTTATATATCTACTAGCCACTAAAAAAGATGTAAAAGAGGTTGCTAGATTTAATCCGCTGACCAAAAGGCAGGGCTGGCTGGTAGTTGGTATGGCGGTATTTGGATATTGTGTTATCATATTTATTAATATTATTTGGCTATGGCTTTTGAGCTTTATAGGCACACCAACAGCACCACCTTCACCGCCAGTGGAGAATCTGTGGCAGTACCTTTTGGGAGTAATATGTGTAGGTGCAGTGCCAGCTTTTGTAGAGGAGTTTTTATTTAGAGGTGTTATATTAAGGGGATATGAAAATATAGGACGTACTGCGGCGGTTGTTTTAACCGGTATCTTATTTGCATTACTTCATATGAGTGTGGTTACATTGCCGGCAATAATATTGTTAGGTATTGTGATAAGCTATGTGGTGCAAAAAAGCAACTCCATATGGGCTGGATTTATATATCATTTTACAAATAATACCATAGCGGTTACTGCTACCTATATACAGTCAAAAGTTCAAGGTTTGTATGCTGAAAATGAAATTATGATGCAAGATATTTCAAAGCTTCCCAAGGGGGCTATACTTGCCGGCATAGGATTTTGGGCGATTATAGCAGTGCTTGCATTATGGGCATTTATATCATGTTTTAAAAGTTTTAACAAGGAAACGAAAGGGACTTCAGTATATGTGGAGGAAGATGGGGCTATGGTTTCGCCCATAAGGTGGAGTATGGTAGATATGATGCCGGCGATAGTTGCTGTTATCATAGTAGGAATTTTTATTGCCATAGAGATCTTAGGAATGCGAAATGGCTTTATCTAA